A region of the Campylobacter cuniculorum DSM 23162 = LMG 24588 genome:
ATCAACCGCTCCAGCACTTCCTGAATTAAATCCTAACCATCCCATAAAAAGCAAAATTGCTCCTAAAAAGGCATAGGGAATGGAATGAGCATTGTCATTGATAGCATGATTTTCTTTTCTAGAACCTACAAGTAAAGCTCCGATTAAACCAGCAACTCCGGAGCTGATATGAACCACTCCTCCCCCTGCAAAATCAAGACTTCCTCGTTGAAGTAAAAATCCGTCTTTACTCCAAATCATGTGAGCTAAAATATCATACACTAAGGTGCTCCAAAATAATAAAAAAACCACCAAAACCCCAAGTTTAATTCTACCCACCAAAGAGCCTGTAATAATGGCTGCAGCAATCAAAGCAAAAGCCATTTGAAATATGGCAAATAAGATATTTGGCACACCTAAATCATTATAGGCACTTACATCTTTTAAGGCAAAATTTCCCAAATCTCCCACAATTCCAAAACCCAAATCTTGACCAAAGGCAAGAGTGAAGCCGATGAAAACCCATTGAAGAGTTATAACTCCAAAAACAATGAAGCAATTCATAATGGTATTTAAGGTATTTTTACTTTTTACCATACCAGAATAAAACATAGCCAAAGCAGGAGTCATCAACAAAACCAGCAAAGAGCACAACATAATGAAACTTGAATTGACAGCATTCATTCTATATCCTCCAAATAAATATATAAAAAAATTATAATTAATATATACTAAAAAAATATTTAAATTTATAAAGGTATATATTTTTTTATAAAGATATATACTTTGTAAATTTGAAAGCTTTTTTGCTTAAAATTGTTTTTTTAATCAAATCACAACAAAACCCATCATTGCAAAATTTACTTTGCTGTTTGAAGCTCTTGTTATTTGGTTGAGTAAATTTTTATTTTTAAACTTTTTTGCTTTATTTCAAAAAAGCTTTATATTTTTAAATTTAAATCCCTTGTTTTTTAAATTTTGCTTTGTTTTTTGTTTGTAAATTTTATTTTAAAAAAAGCTTTTCTATACTTAATCCTAAAAATTTTTATTTAAGTTTTTGCAAGTTTCAAGCTTATTCATTAAATAGGGCTTAATTTTAAATCTTAATTTCAGCTCATTTTTTTGCTTTGATTGCAAGGCTTAGTATCCCTCTAAGAGCTTTAATACAAAAACAAGCAACGACATTTTTAAATTTTGTTGTATTTTTTGCTTTACCTTGTTTAATCTTTGATAAAGTATATCATTTAAATTTTGATTTTTCTTTGATTTTGTTTGCTTTTATGGGATTTTTAAGCTGCGTTGTAGCAGCCTTTTTCGCACTGGTTTTAGGCTTTTTGTTTCAATTCACTCAAGCCACTTTAGCGAGTATGTTTTTGCTTTCTTGTTTTAGCAATAATCTGTTTATAGGTTTGCCCATTGTTGCTGGAATTTATGAGGACATTCAAGCCCTTAGTGTGTTGGTTTTTTACGATATTTTAGCGACAACTCTACCGATTTCTTTATTTGGCACCTTGATACTTTCTTTAGCGAGTAAAAATCAAGTCAATTTCAAAGAAAATATTAAAAAAATTTTCACTTTTCCGCCTTTTTTAGCTCTACTTTTTGCATTCTTTTGTAAATTTTTTCATCTTAATGAAGTGATTTTTGCACCCATTAGACTCTTAGGCGATAGCACCACTGCTATAGCACTTTTTGCCATAGGACTTGGATTTAGTTTTAAGACGATTAAAACTTCTTATAAAGCTACGATGATTGTGATTATAGCAAAGATGATTCTTGCACCCTTGCTTTTTATATTACTCTTAAAAATTTTCAATTTTGATTTTAAACAAGATGTTATTGTAAGCATCATTGCTTGTGCTACGCCAACTATGATTTTAGCTGGAGTTATGGTTATGAGAGCAAAACTTGATTCTAATCTAGCCGTAAGTGTTATAGCCTTTAGCACACTTTTTACCTTTATAAATATGCCTGTATTGTTAAATTTTTTGATTTAATTTTTAAGTTTTTTTCTACAAATTCATCTTTTAATAAGAGTATTAACCTAACTTATACATACAAATCAATCTATAATAATGGAATTTTACAATCTAAAATCCCATTATCAATTTTTTATTTTTCTTTTAGGTTTTATAGATAGTAATTTATCATCACCAAATGCAAACATAAAAATTTTAACTAGTAATTCCAACGAATCCTTTCATCTCTAACGAAAAGATAATCAAAGGCATTCCACATAAGCATTCTATAACCTTTACTTTTTAGCAATTCGCTGACTTCTTTTTGTGCATCTTTAAAATAATTATGCTCTATCGCAATGCAACCAAAGCTATATTTGTTAAAATCAATTCCTTTTAGCACTTCTAATTCTCCACCTTCCACATCTAAAGACATAAAATCAATATGTGAAATTTGCGGATAATTTACCATAAGTTCATCGAAAGTTATTGTTGGCACTTGCACATAAGTAATCTCTCCGCCTTTCTCCACCCTTGCCTTGTGAGCTGCGGTAAGATTTAATTCTAAAGTGTCCAATCCACTATTGCAAGAGGTTGCCATTCTAGTGATTCCAATATTTTTAGAAAAAACTGCAAAATTATACACATCACATTGACGATTTTGCTTTAATTGTGCGAAAGTTTTTGGGTTTGCCTCCACGCAAAATCCTTTCCAGCCAAGTTGTTCAAACAAATAAGAATTAGAAACCATTAAACCATTATGTGCTCCAATATCCACAAAAAAGCCTTGTTTCTTGCAATCATTTAATACATAAGCTAATGCATCTTGTCCTAATTGTCCGCGAAATGAAATATCATTAATCTTAGAGCTCCAAAAGACATCGTTAATTGCCTCAATATGCTTCACTCGCATTAAAAGTTCTTTAAAATAAGACTGATGAGGATAAATATTTTGTTTTGCTCTTGACTCTGCTTTAATGCTTGGAATTCTTAAATAAAAATACAGCAATCCTCCGCACCACCAGAATTTCCAAGCATTAAGAAATTCCTCTCCTAAACGATAGCCGAGTTGATTTTGAAGTTCTAAACTTTGGGGATAATCTTTTAAAGATTCTAAAGGGGGATATTTTAAATTTGAGTTAAGCTTTTTTTGAATTTTGTGATTTCTGGCAATTTTTAAAAGCCTAAATACCCCCCCCCCCATTGTAGGTTTTATCAGTTCTTGCCCTAATTTGTAGCTAAGATGATTTTTCACCCTTTCCACAGCACTATTTGGATTCATATTTGTCCTTTCTTTTTTTTTGATAATTTTAAAATTTCGTTAGAAATTTTTGAAGCATATTTTACATTATTTTAACTTTAATTTTTATTTTTTAAAAAAATATTTTTAGAATTCTTTAAATCTTAATGACTTTAACTGATAAATTTTTTAATCTTTAAAAATTTAAGTAAAGTAAATTGAATAAATTAAGATAAAAACTAAAAATTAAATTTTTCATTCAATTTCTAATTAAAACTATAAAAACAAAAAAAATATTTAAAAATTTATTCAACAACAATCCAAAACACTATCACATCAATATTTAAAAAGATAAATTTAAGTCATAAAAAAGTATAATTGATAGTTTTAAGACTTTATCCTTAAAGACTTGGCTTTGAGTTTAGGGGGTGTCTAGTATGATTGAAGTAATTTACTTTATGATAGCTTTAATCGTTCTTGTTCTAGTCTGCAAAAACTAAAACAAGAAACATCTTTTTGAAACTAAGCCTATTATAGTCTTACCTTGCTTAAGTTAGTCTTAAAATACTTTAATTTTTCAAGCTGAGTCTTTGCAAGGTGAGACTTAGTTCTTAAATTAAAGGAATATTAATTAAAGAAATATTAGAAATTCTAAAAAGATTAAGAGAAAAAGAAAGATTTCAATCAATCAAAATACATTAAGAAATTCAAAAAGAAATAAAAACAAAAATAAAATTTAAAAAACAAGAATTTAAAAATTAAATTTTTCATTCAATTTCTAATTAAAACTATAAAAACAAAAAAAAATATTTAAAAATTTATTCAACAACAATCCAAAACACTATCACATCAATATTTAAAAAGATAAATTTAAGTCATAAAAAAGTATAATTGATAGTTTTAAGACTTTATCCTTAAAGACTTGGCTTGTTTTAAGGAGGTTATGATGGTGGAATTAGCTTTAATTTTAATTCTTTTCATCGTCTTAATCTTAGCTGTAAAAAACTAAAATTAAGACAAATCCAAAAAAACTAAGCCTATTATAGTCTTACCTTGCTTAAGTTAGTCTTAAAATACTTTAATTTTTCAAGCTGAGTCTTTGCAAGGTGAGACTTAGCTTTTACTATCACATCAATATTTAAAAAGATA
Encoded here:
- a CDS encoding FkbM family methyltransferase is translated as MNPNSAVERVKNHLSYKLGQELIKPTMGGGVFRLLKIARNHKIQKKLNSNLKYPPLESLKDYPQSLELQNQLGYRLGEEFLNAWKFWWCGGLLYFYLRIPSIKAESRAKQNIYPHQSYFKELLMRVKHIEAINDVFWSSKINDISFRGQLGQDALAYVLNDCKKQGFFVDIGAHNGLMVSNSYLFEQLGWKGFCVEANPKTFAQLKQNRQCDVYNFAVFSKNIGITRMATSCNSGLDTLELNLTAAHKARVEKGGEITYVQVPTITFDELMVNYPQISHIDFMSLDVEGGELEVLKGIDFNKYSFGCIAIEHNYFKDAQKEVSELLKSKGYRMLMWNAFDYLFVRDERIRWNY
- a CDS encoding AEC family transporter; this translates as MLISAHFFALIARLSIPLRALIQKQATTFLNFVVFFALPCLIFDKVYHLNFDFSLILFAFMGFLSCVVAAFFALVLGFLFQFTQATLASMFLLSCFSNNLFIGLPIVAGIYEDIQALSVLVFYDILATTLPISLFGTLILSLASKNQVNFKENIKKIFTFPPFLALLFAFFCKFFHLNEVIFAPIRLLGDSTTAIALFAIGLGFSFKTIKTSYKATMIVIIAKMILAPLLFILLLKIFNFDFKQDVIVSIIACATPTMILAGVMVMRAKLDSNLAVSVIAFSTLFTFINMPVLLNFLI
- a CDS encoding ammonium transporter, with translation MNAVNSSFIMLCSLLVLLMTPALAMFYSGMVKSKNTLNTIMNCFIVFGVITLQWVFIGFTLAFGQDLGFGIVGDLGNFALKDVSAYNDLGVPNILFAIFQMAFALIAAAIITGSLVGRIKLGVLVVFLLFWSTLVYDILAHMIWSKDGFLLQRGSLDFAGGGVVHISSGVAGLIGALLVGSRKENHAINDNAHSIPYAFLGAILLFMGWLGFNSGSAGAVDEIAVNAFIVSILSAASGFLTWVLLEWFIHKKPTLLGSLSGLVAGLVGITPACGFVGIFSSLLIGFIASILCYFGLSFIKYKLKWDDSLDAFSLHGIGGIWGALATGLFASAEVNPNVIAENALGEGLLISGNLDLFKEQIFTTIICIALSAFVSFVIFKIISLFTSLRVEEKTEKEGLDFALHGEKAYNHS